One part of the Solea solea chromosome 1, fSolSol10.1, whole genome shotgun sequence genome encodes these proteins:
- the LOC131458226 gene encoding uncharacterized protein LOC131458226 has product MEVAALGRPFSLGMLYDCRKDILVPGKTLWNISDLEKDTRAREKPSSEFEIVASESIEDKSSSLKVEASLKASFLGGLVEVNGSAKYLNDQRTSKKQARVTLKYETTTKFEELSMSHLSRDNVKFPYVFDEGIATHVVTAILYGAQAFFVFDREVSEKEDHQDIQGNLKVMIKRIPCLAIEGEGSLKMEDKDKAHVDKFSCKFYGDFSLRNNPVSFQDAVHVYQSLPTLLGPNRENVVPVKVWLLPLTNLDSNAAKIVRQISVGLVQEAQSVLEDFSEIEMKCNDAMRTTTAQQFPQIGKKLRSFKEMCTVFKLDFQRTLSEKLPSIRGGGEEESALTEVLMKRQSSPFNSKNLDEWMNCKEREISILKSFTNILKNTEIVSSQSKLHEAILSAENTVCLVFTSLESVEPYLSALSNYNQKNTKLNDLQDPLTYDVEKEQWYLSDGVLDTMRKKVTLVSDFAEANKENKNIKFLTVGLTNKNLKGSSIYLYKDGSPEDKNFQPPSKPETVRVSDINHNSVTLKISPPRFGAENITSYSVDCCVSGEDGWKQKMAPKAEEVTVSNLSPNTEYVLRCRAVTSVGIGPVSEVTGSVKTLPCSPPGKPQVDPNSSEILVSWQKPAELGQDMQVLSYIVEYAKKEDLQWNHTWSGAEKAIISGLQSETEYVVRVICDCGGDGKSKESIPVNVRTTMRKFDRLAEYLKHKSKILESNSPSLYKLPLTEEDMDIEGCRRFNFGKETMRQNRTIMLLGATGSGKSTLINGIINYIVGVEWKDDFRFKLVVEDQSRSQAESQTSEVSVYKVNYQEGFKIPYSLTMVDTPGFGDTRGIGRDKDITEQVRKLFTSAEGVKEIDAVCFVTQASLARLTATQRYVFDSVLSIFGKDVAENIEMLVTFADGKQPPVLEAINISGLPCPKNDLGLPVHFKFNNSALFADNRCLRGETCDEDSDDDDDNFDEMFWKMGAKSMERFFTALGKITTRSLQMTQEVLKERKRLETAVEGLQPQVKAGLAKLEQIRTTKEKIKDQETTMSSNENFQIEVEIIKPVKEELTKSGEFITNCQKCSITCHYPCGIAEDSKKDRCTAMDQTGMCMVCPGKCIWSVHFNQRYRWEYVKVTEKKTLKEIKEKYEQASHEKITTQKLIERQEEEIVGLQDMIIALVEQSASSINRLQEIALKPNPLTIPEYIDMLIDGEMTEAKEGYQARVHSLESMRERAEIISKVARGEQLNKSDEQLSQDRQQRKEKVGFFKKMGNYLGFS; this is encoded by the exons ATGGAGGTGGCAGCGCTCGGTCGGCCGTTTAGTCTGGGGATGCTTTACGACTGTCGCAAGGATATCCTCGTCCCAG GAAAGACACTGTGGAACATCAGCGACCTGGAAAAAGACACACGAGCCAGAGAAAAACCCAGCAGTGAATTTGAGATTGTTGCATCTGAATCGATCGAGGACAAATCTTCATCTCTGAAGGTTGAAGCTTCTCTGAAGGCCAGTTTCTTGGGTGGACTGGTAGAAGTGAACGGATCGGCCAAATACCTGAATGATCAGAGGACGTCCAAAAAGCAGGCCAGGGTCACTCTGAAGTATGAAACCACCACAAAGTTCGAGGAACTGTCGATGAGTCATCTCAGTAGAGACAACGTGAAGTTCCCGTACGTGTTTGATGAAGGCATAGCCACACATGTGGTCACAGCTATTCTCTATGGAGCACAAGCCTTCTTTGTGTTTGACCGCGAGGTGTCGGAAAAGGAAGATCATCAAGACATCCAGGGGAACCTGAAAGTAATGATCAAGAGGATCCCATGCCTTGCTATCGAGGGCGAAGGTTCTCTAAAAATGGAAGATAAAGACAAGGCCCATGTTGACAAATTCTCCTGTAAATTTTACGGAGACTTTTCTCTCCGTAACAATCCTGTGTCTTTCCAGGATGCTGTTCACGTCTACCAAAGCCTGCCGACATTGCTGGGACCCAACAGAGAAAACGTCGTACCAGTGAAGGTCTGGTTGTTGCCTCTGACAAATTTAGATTCTAATGCTGCAAAGATTGTCCGTCAGATAAGTGTAGGGTTAGTTCAGGAAGCACAGAGTGTCCTGGAGGACTTCAGCGAGATTGAAATGAAGTGCAACGATGCTATGAGGACAACAACCGCACAGCAGTTCCCACAGATTGGCAAAAAACTTAGAAGTTTTAAAGAAATGTGCACAGTGTTCAAGCTGGATTTCCAGCGAACCCTATCAGAGAAACTTCCATCAATACGAGGGGGAGGGGAAGAGGAGTCGGCGCTCACAGAGGTTCTGATGAAGAGACAATCTTCTCCGTTCAACAGCAAAAACCTGGATGAGTGGATGAACTGCAAAGAGAGGGaaatcagcattttaaaatcttttaccaacattttgaaaaacacagagatcGTTTCATCTCAGAGCAAACTTCATGAGGCAATTCTCAGTGCAGAAAACACGGTGTGTTTAGTTTTCACCTCTCTGGAAAGTGTTGAACCTTATCTCTCAGCTTTGTCAAActacaaccaaaaaaacaccaaactcaACGACCTCCAAGATCCACTTACCTATGATGTGGAGAAGGAGCAATGGTACCTTTCAGACGGAGTCTTAGATACAATGAGGAAGAAAGTAACGCTTGTCAGTGACTTTGCTGAAGCCAACAAGGAGAACAAGAACATTAAGTTCCTGACAGTGGGTTTGACAAATAAGAACCTGAAAGGTTCCAGCATCTACCTTTATAAAGATGGTTCTCCTGAAGACAAGAACTTTCAACCACCTTCAAAACCTGAaactgtgagagtgagtgacatAAACCACAACAGTGTGACGCTGAAGATCTCTCCACCCAGATTTGGAGCAGAGAACATCACCTCCTACTCTGTTGATTGTTGTGTCAGTGGAGAGGATGGATGGAAACAAAAGATGGCACCAAAGGCTGAGGAGGTCACAGTGAGCAATCTGAGTCCCAACACCGAGTATGTGCTCAGATGCAGAGCAGTCACCTCAGTAGGTATCGGGCCGGTCAGTGAGGTCACTGGTTCTGTTAAGACGTTGCCCTGCAGTCCACCTGGAAAACCTCAAGTTGATCCAAACTCCAGTGAGATATTAGTGAGCTGGCAGAAACCTGCAGAGCTCGGACAAGACATGCAGGTTCTGAGCTACATCGTAGAATACGCCAAAAAAGAAGATCTCCAGTGGAACCACACGTGGTCAGGAGCTGAGAAGGCAAtcatttcagggcttcagtccGAGACAGAGTACGTTGTCAGGGTCATATGTGACTGTGGTGGAGATGGCAAAAGCAAAGAAAGCATCCCTGTTAATGTCCGCACAACAATGCGCAAATTTGATCGCCTCGCGGAATACCTCAAACACAAAAGCAAGATATTGGAGTccaactctccctctctttacAAACTGCCACTGACAGAGGAAGACATGGACATAGAGGGATGCCGAAGATTTAACTTTGGCAAAGAAACCATGAGGCAGAATCGTACCATCATGCTCCTGGGAGCGACCGGATCAGGAAAATCCACACTCATCAATGGAATCATCAACTACATTGTTGGTGTAGAGTGGAAGGATGATTTCAGATTTAAATTGGTTGTCGAGGATCAGTCCAGATCACAGGCTGAAAGTCAGACCTCGGAAGTCTCAGTCTACAAAGTGAACTATCAAGAGGGTTTTAAGATCCCGTATTCTCTGACCATGGTGGACACTCCAGGTTTTGGAGACACAAGAGGAATAGGACGAGATAAGGACATAACAGAACAAGTCAGGAAGCTCTTCACCTCGGCAGAGGGAGTCAAAGAGATCGACGCCGTGTGTTTCGTTACTCAGGCCTCTCTTGCAAGACTGACGGCAACACAGCGCTACGTGTTCGATTCCGTGCTCTCCATTTTTGGCAAAGATGTGGCAGAGAACATTGAGATGCTGGTGACTTTCGCAGATGGAAAGCAGCCGCCAGTTCTAGAAGCAATCAACATCTCTGGACTGCCCTGTCCCAAAAATGACTTGGGGCTTCCAGTTCACTTCAAGTTCAACAACTCTGCACTGTTTGCAGACAACAGGTGCCTCAGAGGCGAGACCTGTGATGAAGACTCGGACGATGACGATGACAACTTTGACGAAATGTTTTGGAAAATGGGAGCCAAAAGTATGGAACGGTTCTTTACTGCTTTGGGCAAAATAACAACCAGAAGCTTGCAAATGACCCAAGAGGTTCTGAAAGAGCGAAAGCGGCTGGAAACAGCGGTTGAAGGTTTACAGCCGCAAGTGAAAGCTGGACTAGCAAAACTCGAGCAAATCaggacaacaaaagaaaagatcaAAGACCAGGAAACAACCATGAGCTCAAATGAAAATTTTCAGATTGAGGTGGAAATTATCAAACCAGTCAAAGAAGAACTGACCAAGAGCGGAGAGTTCATCACAAACTGTCAGAAGTGTTCAATAACATGTCACTACCCATGTGGCATAGCAGAGGATTCTAAAAAAGATCGCTGTACGGCGATGGATCAGACCGGGATGTGCATGGTCTGCCCCGGAAAATGCATTTGGAGTGTTCACTTCAACCAGAGGTACAGGTGGGAGTACGTTAAAGTGACGGAGAAGAAGACACTGAAGGAGATCAAAGAGAAGTACGAGCAAGCGTCGCATGAAAAGATAACCACTCAGAAACTGATCGAGAGGCAAGAGGAAGAGATCGTCGGCCTCCAAGACATGATTATAGCTCTCGTTGAACAGTCGGCTTCCTCCATAAATCGTCTTCAAGAGATTGCACTGAAGCCCAACCCCCTGACCATCCCGGAGTACATCGACATGCTGATAgatggagaaatgaccgaggcCAAGGAAGGTTACCAGGCTCGAGTCCACTCTCTGGAGTCCATGAGGGAAAGGGCAGAGATCATCTCCAAGGTGGCCAGAGGAGAGCAGCTGAACAAAAGCGATGAGCAGTTGTCTCAGGATCGGcaacagaggaaagaaaaggtcGGTTTCTTTAAGAAAATGGGAAACTATTTGGGATTTTCTTAG